The genomic interval TCACTCTCCTTCGCAGATACTGTCACACTAGTTTAGCAAAGGGTAAAGAAAAATAGGATTTAGTGACTTCATAGACTAACAGCTCTATCATTATTTAGAAGTATTTATTGACAATATTATTGGCCATGCTGCATATCTTAACAGAGGTGGCTTAGGGGTGAGAATGTAGCTAGCATGAGCAAAAGGAAGGGGGCTCAATGAAAGAGAATTTATATCTATCCCATGGCCAAGATTTTGACGGAGGAGTTGGAAAAAGTTCACCCATTTGGCAAACTATTGCTCTACATATTTCCTCCTAGATCACAGTTGTCTTTTATTGGAGCTGATCTTTAATTTGAGTGGGGTTGTTTTTCCAAAGCCCTGAACCTCCCCCAGCTACAGGTCTGTCTGCATGGCCCATgaacatacctgtcaacaccagAAAACCTCAAATATTAAGAGTGttttgtgggggaggggttgggTATATTCTTTTTggaggaggggtgggtatacccTTTACATGCATTTGCTGTACTGAAAGCTCTCGCGCAGAAATCAACTTATAGATATcacaagggtgttagataaattgcgctaatcaagggaattattgttttaattatttgaacagaaaataggcaaaatgttgattttccgtagaataatttttcggaagcaaTAAAAATCACTAAAAAGCGGAAGATCTGGTGCTCAACctgtccaaaatcttgagacttcCACCTAATGTAGGAGAGTTGACAGGCATGCATGAATGAAAATAAGTATTCTGTTGGTGCACTAGGGTATTAGGACTGTGCACTAGGGCTAAACTTGTTACCAATACCACCTTAACAAGCTCACCTTCCTACAAACCCATGTTGTATTGCTGCCTGCTCCAATATCTTCATCATCTCAGTTGGCCCGTCATAACCAGACACACTGTCCTCATCGCCAGTCAATAACTTGAGCTTGTCAGCCTTATTGCCCACCAATAAAATTGGTATAGACTTGGCAACGTCTTTCTTACCATCAGAGTTCATTGTATTAGGGTTTTCTGACTTCCCAGTAAATACAGCATTGTTTATGATATCTTGTTTCCAAGTTCCAGCTAAAGTTATACTGTCTAAATCATCCATGTCAACTACAACTGTGATAGAATTGTTTATTAGAGGCAGAAGcaaaaacacaacacaacatcaCATGTAGTTAAAGAGTATATGTTAAAGAATATCTCTAAAACACTGACAAAGGTCGGGTGTAACTTTATCACATGTATATGGCAAATTAAAAAGTACAAAAACATCGTCTTTAAAAAAGTCTTGATTGTGTAAACTATGTGGCAGCATAGTGTACCTTATTTGGAAGATAAATAATTCAACCTTATTACGCCATTATTTAATTTGGATAAAGTGAGCAGGTACTAGCCGCTTGCCTACTGTATGTGCCCTGGTCACAAAATCTTTGTGACTTCTTGTTGGAAATGTGTGACAGTGACGTCTAGATTAGGTTTTACCTCGCATTTTATTAGACATTTATATTCTgtcatgatttttttaattcaagtGAATAGTTTCTTTATAAAACTGTTCAGCTTTATTACTTTAGCTGTACTCATTCAATTCGACTCCATGATAGTGTGCTTTTTCCCTACGAATGGACATAAATTGTTCACTGCTGCCAATGAAGATAGCTTTGTATTGTGCAAGATGATTCCCAATAAAGACTTTCTTAAAATAGGTCTATAAAAAAGAGAATTGATGTTGTCTATATAAACATCAGCAATGACAGAGTTCAACATAAACATATTGTAGACTCACCAATAGCAGCATCAACATCCTTGTAATAGCTGCGGCGAAGATCCATTTCTTCCCTGCCTGGAAGGTCCCACAGTATGACAGACACAATGACTTCATATGGTATATTGACCTTACGAACAATGTTCCCGATGCTGACAGACATACTGGGTTGATAACTGTAGTCAAATTGGTTTTTAGTAAAGCGCAGGAAGATACTGGTCTTTCCAACTTCAGGGTCACCTATGATAATACAGAGCAATAAAAGAGTAATGGCATTGAAAATTGAGAAAACTGAGAAAAGATACGTAAGTCTTTGCTATACATTCGTTATATTGACCATCTTTTCTTTTCCAAATTTTCCCAACTGGAAGCAGACAatccaccccccaccccacccccactgATTGacaccccaccccatccccaCTGATTgacaccccaccccaccccgaCTGATTGacaccccaccccatccccaCTGATTgacaccccaccccaccccaacTGATTgacaccccacccccactgATTGacaccccaccccatccccaCTGATTgacaccccaccccacccccactgATTGacaccccaccccatccccaCTGAttgatacatttttgttttgtagatATACAGAATATAAGTAAATAAgtagaatgaaaaaaaagtggGAATGAATAACATTGTTgagaaaattaattttcaagcaataaaatattctTAATTGGCACTAAACCCTCGGAAATGGAACATCATGAATAAATGATTATTCAGTTTTCTGTCAAAATAACACCTATTAAAGCAGAATAAAATTTAGTGCACTTATTTGTTCAAAAAGATTTAAGAGATCAATTCTACGACAACGGCTCTAAAATAACTTCTATAGTAGAGTGAGATTATTTATTTAGGGACTACTTTAGGGGAATATTAACATTCTGATTGATCGACAGAATAAAGTACACTTGAcactaatgtttttttatctcCAAAATACCCACACCAACAGGGTCATAAAATATTACTTGGATTTCAgcgaataaataaatacaatatcaaataaaaaactatttttttctcgAAATGGTGTACCTAAATTGTACCCAAATTGATTTGTGCTCAAACATCTAGGTAAGTTAAAAAGAAGGAAGTCTAGCGGACATTTTTCGGTATCGAAGGAAACAATCCTACTGTTGTAATGTCATCATGTTTGGAGTAAAATTGGCATAATTTGCGAGCAAAAGGTTCTTCAAGATGATCAAACTGATAGCATATCTTGCGTCTAACTAATTCATAAACTTTATTCTCAAGCAATGTGAAATACTTTATAAAGTATCGATTACAAAGTCGTACACAAAGAAGTCGAAGAAAGAGAAGCTTGATAATAAACTAACTTACCAACAAGCACGATTTTGAACGTCGGTATTTGGTCTTTCACTTCTATACCTTTGTGAGAATAACCACATAAGCTCTTATTAGGCATACGGTTGGGTAATTCATTTAATCTGGAGTGTTTTCTATCATACCTTTCCCCCCACAACTCGCTGCAGCCCCCATCTTGGATCGTGCTGAAGTCGGGCTGAAGTGTTTTGTCCCGAACCCGCGGGATGCGGGACTTTGCGGGATACGCTTCCGATGGTTTTCAATGCAACGTTCAAACTCTCACTTGATTTTTCTTGCTTTATAGGTTTAGTAATAAATTTCCTACAGCTTTCAAGTAATATCTTTAGTCGAACCCCCGATTACTAGGACCCTTCAGGCAAGTTAGTTCGTTTTCCTTCATAAGTCTATCATAATTCTAATATTTTTACTTCAGTTCTTAGaggacaaaataaatatattttatattttatatacattttatcaaatataagtGAAGGCTTATCAAAGTTGTATGAATTCTTCGCGTTTTTTCGAGTTTGAGCGACTAAATCACAGCAATAGTATGCGCTAGCAgactaaaagagcctgggtaCGAGATTTTcgtgtatgacgtcatcaattaGCTGGAACCGATCACGAGTGTGAACCATAAACCGTCTTGAAGATCCTCTTTTTGAAGGCGGAGAGAGTTAAATTAACACTCTCGCCATGGGGCGATCTGCCCTTTGGCTGGTACTAGCTGTATGCTTCGTTCTCTCTTCTGCTGGTCCGATACCAAGAAATTTTGGAAAGCTCTCCGATGGTAAGAACACGCAGAGTAAATAATTCTGGCTTCGATTATTAGTTTCTGAGGATGCCatcgaaaaaggaaaaaaaaatgaaaaaacgCAATACATTTTCCAAAGTTCTTATAAAAGTAATAGTCGAGAACCATTTGCCCCGCCCTTGTTTCTGCGGCGGTATATACATGGTCACAAGAACTACCCTTTCAAATGTCATAGATAAAGAAATGATTCTCGAGAACCCCGGGAAAGACTTTTCCAGTGGCGATGCATGGGAGGATCTTGAAGAACCTTTGATCATGGACGAGACTGAAGTATTCGACCCAGATAACTACGGAGTAAGCTCAACGCATTACCACACATGACAAGCCCACGATAACAGGAAAAAAACGTCCCTAGTCCTATTACCAATCCCTTTGGAATAGTTTAACTAGGGAAAACATCTCTCGGGAGAGGGGGCAAATTAAGAAACAAGGAAACAAAGGCAAAATGGAAGAAAATATAGATATTTGTAGTAAATTTAATCTATTTGGAGTAATTTAATCTATTACAACGAGTTTCAAAACCACCATGTCGCATGTGACatgttttaattgtttttctttgttgaGGGGGTCGAAGTATAATGTGTAATTGCATCTTTAATGCGCTATCGACTCGGGTCATGTAAAGCGAATTTATTGTATAGCGATTTGTGTCTAGTTTATAaacatgggggaggggggtaccCTTTACCCTTTGAATGGGGAACAGCACAGTCTCCTCCAATCGATGAAACAGTTATCAAATCCGAGAATTCTTTCTCTGTACTAATATATGATGTGACAATCTTTATATTTAGGAATTTTCATCTGGTTTTGGGAGCACGGCGGGAGGCTCAGTGAACTTTGAAGGATCCCCTAATTTCTATGACGACGAAGGTAAATTTCTTCTCTAACGTCATGCACTATTTGAGCTTAATGGAGCGTCActgccatcattatcattatccatCATCAACTTTGTGATCACAagtattatcatcatcatcgtcatcatatcatcactgtcatcataattaccataatcatcatcatcatcatcaacttTATCGCTATCATCAGCAATATCGATAGACTGGCTACTAGATTGTTGCCACATTGTTTAAAGAGTATTCTTTTGTTAATACGTTTCGTTTACGTTTCTCCTACTGTTTTATTCAGATGACTACTCCCTGGACATTCTCCGCAAAGTTCCTCTACAAGACAACCTTGTAACTAAGACATTCGGCCCGTACCCTGAATCACACATCTCGAGCGCTGTGGATAGTGAGGATGATAGTGAtacagatgatgatgatttagAGATTGGCAGATCACAAATCGTTGATGCAGACGAAGGTATAAATCGAGCTCGTCGCTCAATGCGACATCCATCGCGTATTAGCCCGAGCTACAAACGAAGTCACGTCGAACAGATCCGTTTGCCTTCGTCAAAGAACGAAAAGAAAtcgacaaacaaacaagatcGTACATCTCATGTTCGTTCATCAAAGAACCCGATAACTATTCAACAACAATCTAGAGCTAAAGAAAGTGCTCTAGTGAGAAATCAAGTCAAGTTTGGCAAAACGAAAGATGAGCAGAATCCTGAAAGCTTTGAAAATGATTACGTGAAAAAAGCACCAAGCCAAGTTCCTCAAGTCTTGGAATCACAGAATCTGCCGAAAGACAGAAAAGTCCAGCCCACCCACCTTCTAAGCACAAGGGAGCGTGATAAAACAGACCGGGTGCGCCCAACGATTCGAACACCAATGAAAAGCCACCCTAAGGTCGCAGACGACTTTTATATTTTCCCTGAGGTCACTGTTTTAGAAGACGTCATACCTGATACTGCTGACAAGCCCAACAAACCTCTTGAGCGCTTGCTACCTAGCACTTCTGTTAGGGGGAAAGAAAAGACAATCGAGGAAATGTCAAAGTCAGATAGTGGGGAGCAAACGGATCACAGTGATGTCATTTCTGGTGAGTCAGAGGGGTCAGGGTTAAGGCTAGGGTGGTCACGTTTTCAGGGTTAAGGCTAgggtggtcacgtgattagGGTTAAGGCTAGGGTGGTCACGTTGTCAGGGTTAAGGCTAGGGTGGTCACGTTGTCAGGGTTAAGGCTAGGGTGGTCACGTTGTCAGGGTTAAGGCTAgggtggtcacgtgattagGGTTAAAGCTAGGGTGGTCACGTTGTCAGGATTAAGGCTAgggtggtcacgtgattagGGTTAAGGCTAgggtggtcacgtgattagGGTTAAGGCTAGGGTGGTCACGTTGTCAGGGTTAAGGCTAGGGTGGTCACGTTGTCAGGGTTAAGGCTAGGGTGGTCACGTTGTCAGGGTTAAGGCTAGGGTGGTCACGTTGTCAGGGTTAAGGCTAgggtggtcacgtgattagGGTTAAGGCTAGGGTGGTCACGTTGTCAGGATTAAGGCTAgggtggtcacgtgattagGGTTAAGGCTAgggtggtcacgtgattagGGTTAAGGCTAGGGTGGTCACGTTGTCAGGGTTAAGGCTAGGGTGGTCACGTGGTTAGGGTTAAGGCTAGGGTGGTCACGTGGTTAGGGTTAAGGCTATTGTGGTCGCTTTCACCTCTCTTTTGGGaggcatatgaagaaaacgttgtcgttttgggggtctggtaccgaggaaacttagtttcttttcagggacCTTCTCAACTTACTAAAGATtgtcacagtaactgtttttctcttctggttacaagtcataaacTTTACGAAGCCCCTGGGGTACGCTGAccttaaaaaatacaagaataatgcagattttccaaataaggaataaattagtttccttatatggaagtgaccgcgtttgccAAATACGACAATTTTGGGCTCAATTTTCTGGATATGAAACATTGTTGAAATAAGACTAGATTTTATGATATATGCACAAAACCATGGCAAATAATGACGGCGCAGAGCTGTAGCAGAGCTCAAAATGTATGGAGGAgaggggaaagggggggggcgaTACCAAAACCGCGCCCCTACTGAACATTCAGAAAGTATTTTCTTGAAatattttgggggggggggggggtgacctctgtctgctatggccctgtgaCGCTCcttaatttcttattaaaacaCTTCTGCAAACAAATGCGTCATCATAATGCTTACGCAAAGAGTTCAGGGTTCTGCTTGAATGCGACACCTGGGTCAGCGCAGATAGAAAAGGAATGAATACCGTACAAACCAGCCTGGTATTTGGTGTTCTTATTAGAGTTCTTGTGCTGTGCCATTAACCATGTGGTAGACGGCTCCTCGTGACGTCATAGCTATATCACCAACTACAGGAAACCCGATCAGAATGCTTGTTACTGGGCTGTAAATAAACAATTTGGTATTTGCCCCTAGACATTTATAAAGCTAAGTAATGAGTTTGGAAGTGTGATATGAAAATTGATTGTTTGCAATTTTTACCAACAGAAGGAGTAAGTCTGCCAAATTTACCATCCGAGAATAAGAAGATCACTTCTAGTGCTGTTAACACTGATTTAATCGATTCTGATGCCAACGTTAAAGAAAGACTAGTGGGGAAATCGCCGAAAGACGACGATCAAGAAATAATGGCTGGCGACACCGAGCCTGTCGACGACTTGTCCCAACTAAGCCCAGAGAATCGGGACGACATTGAACAAGATCGTGACGACGTCCTGTCTGATTATAATACCGCAATAAACTTTGGGTCCGATAATGTTGACGACGACTTTAACGACAAATCTGAGTGGGATATTGTCAAGAGTAGCGGAGAAAATTTCAAGTCTGACAAATCTGAAGAAGATTCCGTACCCGATGACGTGGATGGTGATTTTTTTGGTTCAACTGATATTGACGATGGTGTCGAATCCAATAATGCAGACGACTTTATGCCTGACGATATTGATGACGAATTGAATTACGATCCTATTAACTCTGATGTCGACTCAAATGTCGACGACGATTTTGATCCTGAGAATAAAGATGATTTCTACCGAGAAGATCTAGAAGAACTAGACATTAACTAAGCGATGTTTCCTCTTTTCCTTGAAGACAAGCCCCTCGTGTTAATGATGAAGAAACTCTGGAATACATGCCTTACTTAATCCAGCCATCATTTATCTCCTTCCAAACGTACTTAACTAATAGATTTCACAAATAAACTATTTATTAACTCAGCATCCATTGCTACTACTATAATATCAGGCTAAGGATTACTAAACGGCAGAATGAAACAGTAGCTGatttagggggagggtttagggcgtttaaccccccccccccttgggctgccagaaagccatatgtagcACAAAAATTACCTCCTCCCCCTCTCACTGagccagccccccccccttagcgcAAAGCTAGATCCGTCCGTGTGAAATCATATTTATCACGTCTATCACTGCCAGCTAGAACGATAAATGGTCCGCTTTATGGTAAACAGccactctcccctcccccgctcaaaatcctggctaccgGCCTGCTCATGCAAATTTCGGTATTGGTTTAGTTACCTTTGAAATCCATTCACCCCGGGGCTCCATGAATCGTATCATTATTTGCAATTTTTTAGCGTGACATATGACATTTGCGAAGTCCCTCCCTACGCCACCAGAAAATGGCGTAAATATTTCACTTTCTTCTAAAATGAGCACATGAACCATCACCTTAGATTGCGCAAATTTCAGCATAGTTCAGTTtacttttcttgtttttcgAATATGTCATATGCACGTGCGCGACTAAATAAAGGAAAACCAAAAGCTAAAGACGGTAATATTGTGCTTTAGGTCACAGCGTGTTGTGCATGACGAAATTACCACACTACTACAGCAACACGTTAATTCCCAAGAGACAGaagcgtgaaaaagaccccgatatttttcagtctatatctcagcgagctgtgcgtggcgtaaccgactaagacaggcctgggatcctggttattgcctccccattaatgcgcgggtacctcaggttcctttgtgttgtacaattcgctagatagcggtgctggggccgaaatcttcagcctagccgtaaagctttagctgccatacggcgTTTCAGCgtatgtctggaagtatggtctattttttcctCAAGTTTCATCTGATCTGAGGAGGTTCGATCCTCGGGCAATCTACTCTgacctttttttctattagtTATATGTAGGGATGAACTAGCATACATGTGATCATCTGTGGTAAtcattttttaattaattccTGCTGGATTCCTGTTTAAAAGGGATAGGAAGATTGTGTGCAAGGTTATGGATTCatgaggggaaggggggggggggggggggtgcagacTATCTGTAAAGAACTCTAGCTCTAGTATAAACTCGCAAACCCATGCAGGGAGAGCAAAGATTTTACCAATGTAACGAAGAGTATGACCTACGCCCGAGTCTTAATTTTAACTTCTAGTACGTCCATAACAAAGCAACTCTTgatcataaaagaaaatgaatgATACAAGAAAAATAAGTATGTAATTATCTCATTACTTATAGGTGTATCAAGGGTTTATCATGGCAATGAATGCTTCACGCAGTATACAATCAAAAGTAAAAGAATACACAGGGAGACCTACGGCTACGGCAGCTTGCCCCATGCATGAAATTAGCGATGCGCATACTCGGGGGCGGAAGATGAATTATAAATAATGAATTATGGCTGTAAAATGGTTGGGAATAATGAATTAT from Nematostella vectensis chromosome 14, jaNemVect1.1, whole genome shotgun sequence carries:
- the LOC5516657 gene encoding protein starmaker — encoded protein: MGRSALWLVLAVCFVLSSAGPIPRNFGKLSDDKEMILENPGKDFSSGDAWEDLEEPLIMDETEVFDPDNYGEFSSGFGSTAGGSVNFEGSPNFYDDEDDYSLDILRKVPLQDNLVTKTFGPYPESHISSAVDSEDDSDTDDDDLEIGRSQIVDADEGINRARRSMRHPSRISPSYKRSHVEQIRLPSSKNEKKSTNKQDRTSHVRSSKNPITIQQQSRAKESALVRNQVKFGKTKDEQNPESFENDYVKKAPSQVPQVLESQNLPKDRKVQPTHLLSTRERDKTDRVRPTIRTPMKSHPKVADDFYIFPEVTVLEDVIPDTADKPNKPLERLLPSTSVRGKEKTIEEMSKSDSGEQTDHSDVISEGVSLPNLPSENKKITSSAVNTDLIDSDANVKERLVGKSPKDDDQEIMAGDTEPVDDLSQLSPENRDDIEQDRDDVLSDYNTAINFGSDNVDDDFNDKSEWDIVKSSGENFKSDKSEEDSVPDDVDGDFFGSTDIDDGVESNNADDFMPDDIDDELNYDPINSDVDSNVDDDFDPENKDDFYREDLEELDIN